A stretch of DNA from Microvirga terrae:
ACCCGCTTGTCCAAGCCACCTGTCATTGCCATCGTGGATGACGACGAGGCCATCCGCGAGGCTTTCTCCGAGTTGCTCGACGTGATGGGGTGCTCGTGTCAGGTCTTCGACCGGGCCGAGGCGTTCCTGGCGGCCCATGCACCCGGCCGTTTCGACTGCCTGATCACCGATGTCCGCATGCCCGGTATCAGCGGCATCGAACTGATCGAGCGGCTCAAGGCCATGGGGTCGACCATGCCGATGATCG
This window harbors:
- a CDS encoding response regulator transcription factor, which produces MSKPPVIAIVDDDEAIREAFSELLDVMGCSCQVFDRAEAFLAAHAPGRFDCLITDVRMPGISGIELIERLKAMGSTMPMIVVTSFDDPVSRSRALEGGAHAYLTKPVTDDVLLQYLKTALPGRDIPSDEDNGSAVG